Genomic window (Leishmania braziliensis MHOM/BR/75/M2904 complete genome, chromosome 8):
CCTCCGTGCTGTATCAGCGCGGCTGGCGCGTGGACAGGCTGTACCTGCTGGGGCCGAGCGATGTGCACTGCGTGTCGTACGTGAAGAGGTCGGTGAGACTGCTAGTGCTGGAGAGGGCGGAGTGGCAGCGCGACCACCACGCagagctgcgcgcgctgcagcgtgaGCGCGTGAGGGAGCGCGCGTGGCGCTACGTCATTCAGAGGTACAGTGGCTTTGTGAGCGCCAACTGGGCCGCGCTCGGCGTCCTTTCCGTGTTTCTCTGGAACTTCAAGAGCTACAGGCGACATCAGCGCTCCTTTCAGGTGAAACGCGCCGTCAGCACCCTGACCGACACTGACCACCAATACACAAGCAGCCCTGCGGAGCCGCCGCAGTTTGTGGAGCGCGCGGCGGAGGAAAGCTGGGCACGCCAGGTGCTCCGCCAGCCTGACATCACCCACCCCCGCATCGCCGTGGTGACTGGGCTCCGCGGGTGCGGCAAGAGCTCACTGCTGCGCTCGGCGGTGCGCAAGGAGCACAGGCCCGCGCTCTTCGTCGAGGTGCGTGGGGGCGAGGACACGCTCAGCTGCATCGTGAAGGCGATGAAGGTGCCGAACCTGGAGTGCTGCGGGGACCACTTGGAGTTCATTGCCGACACCTTCACCAAGGCGGCGAAGGTCAACGGCGAGCCCCCCATCTTGGTTCTCACACTGCGAGAGGGGTGCGAGCTGTCGCGGGTGTACAACGAGTCCGCCCTGCTCGCCTCTGATCGCCGGCTGTGCCACCTCGCCTACGAAGTTGCCTTGGAGTCACTGACGACTCAgaacgtgctgctgccgcggctcgATTTCTACTTGGTGCCGAACTTTACCGCtcggcaggcgctgcagtgcaccGAGCACGCGGTGGACGCCACATCGATGCTGCACTTCATTGAGGTGGTGGGGACGAACTGCAGCGACATTGACGAGCTTCTGGCGGCTGTGCGGCACCGCAGGGTGTCGGTTGTGGATTACATAGACCAGAAGCTGCTGAGGGCGATGCGGCGGGCCGAGGCTGCTTGGGCCAGCTCCGAGACGCTGCGGGCAGCAGTGAAGAGGCTGGCTGAGGCGGAGTACTATGTCGGACAACAGAATGGCCCtagcgtgctgcgcgatgcggAGCTGAAGGGGATCGTGCTGTACGACCCGGTGCGCGACCGATGGATGTTCACGCACAAAGTCTATCACAccgctgcgcgctgctgcctgtaGCCCTCCAAAGGATGGGAGCacgatgcggctgctgtggtgagTGTGATGAGCCGCCGACCCGGCGTCCCGCGAGTCCGGCCTGGAGCCGAGCAGGCCATGGCGATGAAtgccggaggaggagatgcgaTGCCAGCGCACATCGTGGTGGAGGACTGGCCAGACACCTCGTGACCTCGCTGCATCGCCctcgcccctcttcccctttgccATTGGGCCCCCATTCCCGTGTgggtctctctcgctgcttaCCTTGCCTGCTCCGCCATGCACGAAGAAGGTGCCTacgacgcggcgctggcgctggcgtgcgAGCGCCGCATGTGCCACGTCGTGGTGGAGGTGCCCCTTGAGGCGCTAACCGTGACGAGCacgttgctgccgcggttGGACTTCTACACGGTCCCCAACTTCAGCCGCTCGCAGGCGCACGAGTACATCCAGCATCGCCTCGACGCCCTCGACACGGAGGCGTTTCTGGATACGGTGGGCACGAGCCGCGCCGACCTGGACGAGCTGCTTGCGGCTGCTCAGGGcgatgcgccagctgcaggcggcgtGGGGCGATGACGCGCAGCTCAAGACGGCTGTAAAGCGTCTGGCGCAGCGGCCATACGGCGAAGGCCGGCACGAGGGCctcgacggcagcagccTCAGCCACCCCTCACTGCGCGATGTGGTCC
Coding sequences:
- a CDS encoding putative tuzin, with product MEGAPVSAVAEVSTRVHVQVGRTATNEGRVVGGIVGRVNSNGTLGVLMDNGCFAAQVSQDDLVLVEGRARITLERGYLDMVKWIRDAGVHRRADRERLSSVLYQRGWRVDRLYLLGPSDVHCVSYVKRSVRLLVLERAEWQRDHHAELRALQRERVRERAWRYVIQRYSGFVSANWAALGVLSVFLWNFKSYRRHQRSFQVKRAVSTLTDTDHQYTSSPAEPPQFVERAAEESWARQVLRQPDITHPRIAVVTGLRGCGKSSLLRSAVRKEHRPALFVEVRGGEDTLSCIVKAMKVPNLECCGDHLEFIADTFTKAAKVNGEPPILVLTLREGCELSRVYNESALLASDRRLCHLAYEVALESLTTQNVLLPRLDFYLVPNFTARQALQCTEHAVDATSMLHFIEVVGTNCSDIDELLAAVRHRRVSVVDYIDQKLLRAMRRAEAAWASSETLRAAVKRLAEAEYYVGQQNGPSVLRDAELKGIVLYDPVRDRWMFTHKVYHTAARCCL